The Oncorhynchus mykiss isolate Arlee chromosome 22, USDA_OmykA_1.1, whole genome shotgun sequence sequence TGTTGAAAACAAAGAGGAGTCGGAGAGAGAAGCTGCCAGTCATTCTTCCCTAGCTCTGCGATCTATCTGCATGATAACGGTCTCTACAAAATGCAATTACTATCGTTTGTGTAATAACGCATAGATTTATTGATGTCTAAAATGACATTATTCATATCAAAATAATTGCTACTAGATTACTGATGCAGACAATGACTGGTTGAAGACCAAGTGATGTAACATGATTTGTGGGGGGAAGGTATAGCAAGTTCCAGAAAAACAGTGTTTGACAGTTACAAAAGTAAGACTTCTTAAAGTCAGTAGCCTAATTTGGCACTCAGTATCTGTGTAGTTGACTGATGAGCCTGCTCTTGTTTTGATTGGTTTAATTGCACCGTCAGTCAGAGATTAATGGCTGTCACTGTTGGCTGCTCTCCGCTGGCCTCTCTTGTAGTCGTCTGCTGTGCAGTGGCATCGGGGAAGATGAGGGACTCAGAAAGGGGCTGTATCCCGAATGGCGCCCTAttcctaatggcaccctattccctatctagtgcactacttttaagaAGATccctactatatagggaatagggggccatttcgGACGCAACCAGGGTCCTTCCTCGGTCTCTGTGACACTGAAAGCTAGCTAAACACTCAGGTTCCTTTATTCAGCCAATGGCACTTTACAGCCCTCTGGGTGCTCCTCCCGGTCCACTGGAAAATGTCCACTTTCTTTTATAGAAGGTATAACCATGTCACTCAAAATGTCCCCCTAAATACTACAAATCATGCCTCAGATTGGAACCTCTCTAAGGAGGAGCACTGAATGTACAACGTTAACCATTTCACAAATCCCTGTTTGATTTTTACATGCATGCATCTTatgcgcacacacccacacacattcacgTGCGCAcgcacacgcccacacacattcagacagtttTTACAGGCATATTTAAATTCACTGCATATCCCAGAATAAGTAAAGCTGTAGTCAGGCTTTTTAAATTtcccctaaaatgtaattaatacaTTTTGATCAGTAGTAGATCAGTAATTTCCATCAGTAGCCGGTTGGACGCATTCATTGTGTTTCTGAGGTGCAACAGCAATTAAGTACAGTTAATTTTTCATATGGTGCTGTGGCCGGATACTAAAAGCCTGCTTTGGGCATTAACGTCTCATTTCATTTTCACCCCATGTTGTTCTTttgtgatacattttttattgaGTTGAACAACAGTCAGGCAGTGTTTTTATGAATACCATCACGAGGACAGGGCAGAAGAAACAATCTCAGTCCGATGTCCTTTTTCTGTGGTCACTCAATCAAAGACAGCAGAATGAACTTCCTGAGGTAGACGTATCATGCAATCTGCAGCCTTtgctccgggggggggggggggggggggggggagctgggcAGCAGCTGGGGGTGTTGCAGCAGCTGGGGGTGTTGTGTTCTGTGACTCATTGCTCATTGACTGTGTTGAGGAGTACTGCCCAGACTGGCGGGGCCTGAGCTGGGCATTAAATCCTGTGTTACCTTTTATCCCTGTTGATTGTTGCAGGTGCAGTGGCGGAGACGGAGAGGAAGGCCATGAGCGGAATACTTAAGAGAAGGTTTGAGGAGGTGTCCTCCTCGCCGTGCTCCTCGTTGCGGGAGTCTGATTACGAGGTCTCCTGCAGCGAGAGCGGGGACAGCAGCGACAGTGTCAACCCCTCGGCCTCGGGTACCTTCACCCGTGAGTCACCTGGCtcccacacacacaagcacacacacacatgcacatacacacacactgctctctcccacTACAGTCAACGAAACAGTCAAAACACTACAAAACACTCATTGATATGCTCAACACTGACACAGTGTCGAAAGAACAAACAAATAGCTACATTCATTGTTCATATTGTACATTAGTGAAAGAGACGTTCGTTTTTTAATTAAGCATTTGTCATTCAGATGTTACTAATCCATCATAATGTTGCTTTTGTAATGGATGTTGAGTGTGTTAGGAAACCTATTGTCAATAATAACTTGTGATGACTGATATTCTGAGTTCTGAAGCCAAAACCAACCCATGGCCAGTAGGAATATAATTCCGATAACACAGTTGAAGAGGAAAGAAAAAAAGCTGGATCAATCTGTGTGCTTTAACCCTGAAATCGGCCACGTATTtttatgtggggggggggggggggggggggggcattttgaCCCCAAACTGGTAATGATTGCAAAGAGACACTCTCTGTCAAGCAGTAACAATTTAGATTTTATTAGGTTTTTGTAATACAAGTAAATGGTTTAATTTGTCAAAAATAATTTAGGTTAAAAAAATCTCACATGTATAGTCAAATTTGATGTTTGAAAACATACGTTTTTGTATGTTTACCATGCTATGAACAGATTTTGATCAATTTCTTTCATAGCCACTTCTTATGAACGTTTGTCATTTATTAATTCAAAGTGTGTGCTTCTGTGATGCTCAGAGGCTGAGAAATTGGTGACTGAGCTAATCTGACATAACGGTAGGACCTAAGATGGCCACCAATATGGGCAATATATGGGCCTATTGATTTTTTTTATAGTGGCTGCCATGCCCCCCATGGGCCAAATCTGGGGTGGCTCCATATCTATATATTTTCAGGGTACACATcgtgcactatatatacaaaagtatgtggacaccccttaaagttagtggatttggctatttcagccacacccgttgctgacatgtGTATAAAATCAATCACAtatccatgcaatctccatagacaggaattggcagtagaatggccttactgaagatctcagtAATTGCAGCTATTGGTGTGGCTGTTGGTGTGTCAGCCTCTCTAAGAAGCTCTGTCGAGTGAACCTGTTCTCCGCTCCACAGCTACTTATTGGAAAGGCTACAGCCAGTTTGGCAGGCACCACTGATGGCGCCACTGATAAAAATAACTGTGTATTAGATTACCTGTATCTTTCTATGAGCAGATACGATGTTATTCGTAGGAAAATTTGGAACATTTGGTGGATGATTCCTCAGGGGACAGATCTATGTTGTGTTTGGTGACAGATGCATAGGAGGACCAGGAGGACGCTACTCTCAGCTCTAGTCTGCACTATGCAGCACAACACATGGCTCCCCCAGCTCCTCCCCACTAAAGAGGTGCCACAATTTATCAGGCTTGCTCCTGAGATGTACAGTAGCATTGTCTCCTGGGGAATACAGAACAAACCTGTCTTGGGTCACGTTAGTGTTGAAGAAATAACCCAGCTCCTCTCCTGGTGTGATTGCTTTTAGTGAAGCAGCCTTGGAATTGTGAGGTCTTTGAAAAGGGCTACTATGTATTCTCAAAGATACATTTTTAGAAATGGTTGAGGCAACCCTAATCGAAAATGGACAAGAAAACGGAAGAAATACAGAGAAATATACAACTATGTTAGGTATTGCAAGCTTTAGAAACAAAGACAGCCACACACTCCGTATGTATAacctcccagtaatttattgggtaaaaaaaacaccaacgtttcgacatcactgtgccttcttcagggtgcaAGCTTGAAAACCATGTGGAGACCCGAAACAACAACTTATAAACCTTTTTTCAAGACAACAAAGAAAAATTCCAATCGTGAAGCCCAGACTGGTATTGCCATGCTGTTAATGAAGACATTGTCCTTATGGCACAGAGTGGAGAGCTATACCAACCAGATGGTCCCCATTTGTCCTGTTTGTCTGACCTCAAGTGACCGCTGGGAAAGTGACTCTACATCCAGGCCTGGAAGGGGGATTATTTATGCTCTCAGTCTTTGCTttcctttttttccccctccctccctccctccctccctccctccctccctccctgcctctcataGAACTGCCCTTAAAAAGCCACAAGTAGGATCGACATGCCAAATGGCAGCGTTGGGATGATGAAACACTGCTTTACTAAACTGGGTTGAGTTAAGGCTTCTTATTGTTTTCTGAGAGCTAGCAAAATGACTCCTGAGGTTCTAGGGTCATGAAAAGTCAAATAAAAGTAGGTTTTCAAATCATGCAAATAGTAAGTAAGCACAGAATAGAAAGGTTTGGCTACACATCTACACCATTGAGAGCGCATCACAGACAGCAAAAACATACAACACTTTCCTATGTACATTATGCAGTTTTAAATAGGTGCATTTCCTTGAAACAGTGTCCTTGTTCTTGTATGCTGTAATGATGGTTAAATTTAGCTTTTTGTCATACTGGTGGTTCCACCACGTGGAACTGGTTCATCTTTCATTCATGTATGAACAAATAACCCTGCTTCCCCCTGTTATTCATGTATGAGTAGGCCAGCTATCGCTGCTTTTTAACGTTCCTTTCACCATCCACTTCTTCTGTTGTCATTTGGTCCTCTAGCTGACTCCATACTGAAGCGAGAGAAGCGTGTGAGGACGAGGAGGGTGCACTTTGAGAACGTGACGGTGTACTACTTCAGCCGGCGCCAGGGTTTCACCAGTGTGCCCAGTCAGGGAGGCAGTACGCTGGGCATGTCCAACAGACACAGCTGTGTCAGGCAGTTCTCCCTGGGAGAGTTTGCCCTGGAGCAGGAGAGGATCCACAGAGACATGCTCCGAGATCATCTGAAGGAGGAGAAGATCAACTCCATTAAACTCAAGGTATTGAAGGAAAAGGAAGCTACTGAGCTAATGAAATGTACTGCACACAGGGAGATGACATAATGCATCGTGATAAACAGACGGTACTCCATGCACAGTTGTGACATAGCATATCCTCGTAGAAATCCAGAACGTGTTTTCAACGGCTAACTCTGTATCCTCTTTTGAGCTGCAGCATGGCATTTGTTTCGGGCTGGTTGCTTACTCTTCAAACCGGACTGAATTTGAATCCCTCTCATTGGTTTTCAGCTGACTAAGAACGGTACAGTGGAGTCGGAGGAGGCCAACACGCTCACGGCTGAGGACATCTCTGACGATGACATTGATCTGGAAAACACGGAGGTGGACGAGTACTTCTTCCTCCAGCCCCTCACCACGAAGAAGCGCCGGGCTCTGCTGCGGACCTCGGGGGTGAAGAAGATTGACGTGGAGGAGAAGCACGAGCTGCGGGCCATCCGGCTGTCCAGGGAGGACTGTGGCTGCGACTGCAGAGTGTTCTGTGACCCAGAGACATGTGCGTGCAGCGTAGCAGGAATCAAATGTCAGGTAAATCTCTGGGTAGTCTGACCCAGACATACTGACACTGATGAATCGTTAAGTGATCAAATATTTTCGACGCTGTAGATGAAAGCACTGCATTATTGAAAAAGCATTATATAATTACAGTTGCTTATCTGATATTGCCAAAAGGATTACACTAATTTGTCTATTACGTGCAAACTGCAGAATATATGGTCATATAACCCAATGTGGTCCAATCTACAGGTGGACCGCATGTCTTTTCCCTGTGGCTGTACCAAGGAGGGGTGTAGCAACGCGGCCGGCCGGGTGGAATTTAACCCCATCCGTGTACGGACCCACTTCCTGCACACCATCATGAAGCTAGAGCTGGAGAAAAGCCGCGAGCAGCAGCAGGCCTCCCCTGCCAATGGTTACCATGGCGAAAGCAACGGCCACAGCCACGGCAACCCGCTGGTCCAGACCCAACATAGTCTGGAGTACTCTCTGACAGACCCAACACTTCAACAGTCTGCCATCATGCACCTCCAGACAGCTGACAACATGGAAGAGCCTCTAGATGATGAGGATGAGGACGatgaggagaatgaggaggatgaggaggacgaAGAGGACAACAGCAGTTTATGCAGCGGACTGTCTGACTCCAGCACTCAGAGCTTGGCAAACAGTGactctgaggaagaggaggaggatgaggaggagaagttGGAGGACTTTGAGGATGGTGTGAGCACGCCGCCTGTGTCCCACACAGAGGTAGTTCCcctgtcctctgtgttgtgttaCTCTGATGGTACCTTGCCACAGGACAACCACATTGAAAAGCACATTAATGGAAACTCTTATTTACTCAGCTCCCAAGCCGAGTATTATCAGCAGGAGAACCCCAGTGCTGTTGCCTCTGCCAACGGGACGGCCAGCCAACCCAGTGAAACTTACGGAGAGGCCTTATCATTCCCACACCCAGTTAGCACTAGCAACGGGGCCATGCCACAAGGACCATTCAACATGGCCGCCGACAAGGCAGAGCAGTACACAGACTACCCCCACCAGGCTGAGGAACAGTACACCAATCAACACTTTACCCTGACCAACGGCAGAGCAGCAACAACTGCCATGGGCTGCTGCACAACTGACCTGGAAAACAACATGGTCCAATCTAAAGGAACATTCCCTGAGCAGCCTGGGGGCATTAGCCAGATGGagttccacaacaactacctgaaCAATAAGAGCTCCCAGGAAGGCTACGGTAGTACTGGGAAGTGTTTTGTAGCAGAGCAGCCAAAGGAAGTGTCTAGTGCTAATGATTTGTCTGAAGGGCCTTCTCTAGCAGACAGTACAAAGACACCTGCATTAGCAGAGAATCTCCCCCAGGGCGCACCAGTTTAGTTGGCCTAGCTTACCTGTCTGTAGACTTCATGTTGTGTCTTTTCTTAATGAACGACCCACTGGGCACAGTTCaatgtcaactaacgtgaattcaacgtgaaatcaacaacaaatgttACCGTGTcactggatttaggttaaaagctAGGTGAAAGAAAAGACTAAATGCCCTTACATTGATtattttttgcaaatccaatcagttttcgacattgattcaatgtcatcgcATAGATTTttgggttgaaatgacgtggaaacaacattgattcaaccagtttttggcCCGTGGGAAGGCTGACCAAGTGTTGAAGATCTTTATGGCCTTTAATGGGAACTAAACTTTCCAAGTAATTCGCGAGACATTACTTAGCTACAGGTTCCATGATGAGAAACATTTCTAATGAACCCGCTGATTTCTAGTATTCTAAAGTGCAAGATGGAATCAGTCAACAAAAACTGAACGCTATAAGCCTGTGCATTGTATCTCGTAATTTTAAAGGTAAAGTTTTAAGCATTATATTGTGAGTGGGACTTTTCTATGTCTGTgtcaaatgtgcaaaaaaaatatTGTCACAGTTTATTTATTGGTTCTGAAGTATGTGTATACTTATGTTTTGATAACTATAAATGCATGTTCTTTTGGGTCTTTCAATGGAATTTATGAGAAATTGACCATGGTCAATTTGGGTTGATAAAATATGTCTCAATGTACTGTACAAACCTTATTATTGTGTTGTCACTTGTAAATCCACGCTTTTATATGGTCTGGAAAAGCTTGAAACAGACTACCActtgtatgtatttattttgaaTTATAATGCCAAGAGCATCATTTCATTGGAAACATTCAAGTGTTTAGACTACGAATGTAGTACTTTGACAGCTCTCAAAGACCACATACAGCTATCAAATATATAGGAACAACAGGACAATAATATGATCAGTAAATCATATTTTATGGGGCTTAATTTAAAAAGAAATGTCATAATAAAAAACACAAACTGGGGACAACATAGGTATTGCGGAGTTGGACAGGGAAATGATTTCAAGTACATATTTACACAAAAGTTCCATTCTCTTATGACAATTGACAGTAAATACCTGAAGAGATTGGTTGTACAGACGAGAACGTTATCGTGTGACACAATTATTGAAGTGTGAAGAGCAATAATAAGAGGGCATTTCGAaggttttaatgaaagtttgaatgaAAGCCATGTCATACTCTTGAGAGCCACATTCAGGCATTTGAGGTCGGACAATCAAGCAAGCCTATGATTCATATCAGCGCCAAGTTAGAGAATGACTGATCAGCCTGGGAGAAAAGGCCATTGAACGTAAGGCCATTGAACGGAATGCTCCAGATTTGTATTGCTACAACTGTATTGAAACGTTAGGGACAGCCTTTACAATGAAATACCAACATTCCCTCTCCATAAAAGGAGTGGGCAGCCCTGCATGTATCCCTGTCTAAGTCTGCACCGTGTCTCTATTCAACCAACACTACTTGATTTGTGATTCTGCACCTGACTGAAACACAATATGTTACCTCACCTCATTGGCAAACAAAGTGTATCCAGCTGTCATCCAATCAGTGCTACTGTATGGACTGTACAGTATCAGTGCCAAAGCATTTAAGGGAAGGCAAGATACAGCAACATTGCATCCAATTGAGTAATTCTGCTGTGTTTATGATTTTCAGTATTTATTATGAATGATGTATTTATTGTGCTTTACTGAACTGTCTGTATTGGATAAAAACATGTTTCTGTCTAAAATGTTGCTCGTTTCATGACGGTTGTGAGTCGTACAGCTCCATGTGCCTGATTTCCTTATATCGCTTACTATAATGTGAAACAGAATACTTTTTGTATGGAATGGTATAAATGTTTCAATGTGTTTTGGTTTCTTAACGTTAGATAAAGCCAAAATGTTATGCAATTTTTTTGTTGCGTTTTTGCTTTAACAATACATGACCtttaaataaaatgaaaccatgtGTTGTTTTTCTTTGTGTTTAGCTTGAACaacttttatttagaaaaaggGTACACCAACAACCCAGTAAGGATGGGTCAAGGATGAATTCCTTTGTGCACAGCGCCCTCTCCCGTTGAACATAAGAAATGGTGAAGAATGGTACTCATGCCATACAGCATAGGTGTGAAAGGGCCTGGCATCCACAGGTTTcacacccttgtacttgattgatgaatgaAGGTCACTAATTACTAATGATCTCACCTCACCATCTCGGGCTTAATTGAAAAGAAaacagacactaggccctccatggaacgAGTTCAACACCCCTGCCGTATTCAGTCATTGTACTCACACAGAGTTCCTTTTACTAAAATGGAAAACCTCAAGGATCCAAACATAAAAGGCACACGGTTCTAATTTATTGACAGACTGCAATAGACCCATCTGTTTCTCAGTCCCAGACATATTCAATAGTCAAATAAATTCTAACATTCCATTGTCAGTCAGCATTCTCCCATCGATTCGTATAAACTAGCCCACACCCTTGCATCGAAACACTGACGTTTGTGTGATACTGGGAGCTCTGAGACTTGACTCAAAAAAATACAATCATACATTCCATGTTGTAAACCAAGTTAGCATTTTCCCCCTTTCTACAGATCCCATTTAAGACTACATACATTTTCCAATCCCCATGATACAAAAACATGTACATTCATTTAATTCAAGAAAATTATTTTACAAAATGTGTTGTCAAATATAGAAAAATACATTCCAAAGAACTATGCATGTTAAGATGTGTCAACCTTAAATTATTCCCTAAAACCCTGACATCTAAAACTTTATTACATTTTTGATAAAAAGTAGGCAGGGCCCAATCAATCTAGCGATTCCTGTAAAGAGAGATTTCAAagaaaataaaggaaaaaaaatactatttcaTTGCAGTTAAACTTGAAAATCAACCAGATTTATGGTGATAAAGTCTCAGAAAAAGGATAACCGTATACATGATTAAACCTTTGAACTCCCCAGCCAAGCAATATGGAAAAGCAAAAGAAAATGATTTATCTTGCAAATAGCGGACGATTATGAATTAGAGGTGCCAAATAAAACTACATGACTCAAACCCTTGGTTAAAATGCCACTTTGGAGACTTCATATTTTATCAGAATTAGCTGTTCATAAAGTGAGAGGCACTGTATGGGCAACTTATAGACATTCTCAATCTGCTTGTGAGGAAAACCagctggaggagaggggaatCAGACCCTCTAGTAGTGGTAATGGAGGATGCATATCTAGTGCTTTCCTGTCACATCTAGTTCGCATAATAAAAATAGGCATAATAAAAATAGGCAGTAGTGGTAGATGACTAAccttagccagtagttctgaaagtagagcTTACAAGCCAAAAATGATCCCCGAAAATTGCATACATCACgtaatttctttttttttaatatatatatatttttaaaattttacacctttttctccccaatttcgtggtatgttgtactatcttgtctcatcgctacaactcccttacgggctcgggagagacgaaggttgaaagtcacaacccaaaccaagccgcactgcttcttaacacagcacgcatccaaccagcctcaccaacgctggaggaaacaccgtgcacctggccaccttggctagcacacactgcgcccagcccgccacaggagccgctggtgcgcgatgagacaaggacacccctaccgaccaagccctccctaacccgggcgacgccccacggacctctcggtcgcggccggttacgacagagcctgggcgcgaacccagggactctgatggcagcagtacagcgcccttaaccactgcgccacccgggaggccccttcCCCACGCATTGGCTGGAActcgaattgctagggggctggcccacgtgagggaaaatgtaaggaaaaTGGCACTGCACCGCTTTCAGTAAATGGatttgtggctaattgaggtaagacagtaattctCCTCATTAGATTGttctggagcatgtctttaatagaaaaaaaaaaaaaaaaaaacttgattaGTCTTTGGTGTATAACATCGAAGTTATTCAGTTTGTGCAAGAGGCAAGTGCACTACTGCATTATTTGACAGTCCATTGTTGTTGGTTTTCACATTTATATTAATAAATTATTCAGTGTGGGCAATAAAGAACAAACCTTGGTAATTACATAAAATGTAATGTTGATTTCCCGCCGAAGTACACACTATATAAAAAAAAGACGTATTCTTCAAAGAAATCTCTCTTCATTCAGTATCCATCCAAAGTCTTTCCACAGTCCTAGCTACCTCCGTCAATCTACAGAGAGCATTTGGCGTGTAAGACAAGAAAAACAATTCCTTTACCCAaatcatgattttttttttttttaaaggagtaAAACAAACAGTCTTTAGTATCAGTTTGAACGCTTCCTTCCCGAGGTCACGTTCTCCTCAAAAATCGCAAACTTTCCAGCAGCAGTTCTTCTAcgtataaaaataaatacaaattcaacTTCGATAATAAAACGTAACAAAAATGTACGCCAATTGCTACTTGTTCTAATGGTCCTAGGATACCAAGGCACACATCGTCCACCATGTGTGTCCTGTAGTCAGACGTAGAGCCACAGCTGGTATCTGTCTGAGGGGTTACAGGCCACCAACGAGGGGTGCTCATGACGAGCACTCAGACACAGGTTCCATCCTGGGATGTAGAATAACTGGTTctacagagaggagaaacagattAGTCACCAACATCCTCAGTAGGAAATCACTGACATCCACTTCTATGGTGAAGATGATGCAAGAGAACAAGGCAAATGCCCAACAATTTCATAATAATTgacagttaaaaaataaaaaaaagttttaaaaaaaggcTTTCAAGTAGAAATGTTGACTGAGCCCATTAGGATAGAAATGTGGGTATTTGGTCTCACCTCCCTTAACTCCCACTTCTGTTCTGCTCCTACAAACGTATTGCGGCCTTTATACTggcagtcttccagcttcacgGCTCCATCCGTCCCATGCAAACACAACTCCTTCTGAATGTTGTGCCGGATCTCATGATGGGTCGAGTACTCAAAATACTGAGGGATCACAAAAAACACCAGAAGTAATCATTATGATTTTGAAAGTGACCGAGAAAGTACTTAGCATTTCCTTCATGACTGAACCCAGTCCCTTCATTCCCTTCCCTCTGACCTGGTTTCCTCCGAGGCCGTGGCATGGATACAAGATCAGCGGTTTCCCTCCCTCGTTGTTCTCCC is a genomic window containing:
- the csrnp3 gene encoding cysteine/serine-rich nuclear protein 3 isoform X1, coding for MSGILKRRFEEVSSSPCSSLRESDYEVSCSESGDSSDSVNPSASGTFTPDSILKREKRVRTRRVHFENVTVYYFSRRQGFTSVPSQGGSTLGMSNRHSCVRQFSLGEFALEQERIHRDMLRDHLKEEKINSIKLKLTKNGTVESEEANTLTAEDISDDDIDLENTEVDEYFFLQPLTTKKRRALLRTSGVKKIDVEEKHELRAIRLSREDCGCDCRVFCDPETCACSVAGIKCQVDRMSFPCGCTKEGCSNAAGRVEFNPIRVRTHFLHTIMKLELEKSREQQQASPANGYHGESNGHSHGNPLVQTQHSLEYSLTDPTLQQSAIMHLQTADNMEEPLDDEDEDDEENEEDEEDEEDNSSLCSGLSDSSTQSLANSDSEEEEEDEEEKLEDFEDGVSTPPVSHTEVVPLSSVLCYSDGTLPQDNHIEKHINGNSYLLSSQAEYYQQENPSAVASANGTASQPSETYGEALSFPHPVSTSNGAMPQGPFNMAADKAEQYTDYPHQAEEQYTNQHFTLTNGRAATTAMGCCTTDLENNMVQSKGTFPEQPGGISQMEFHNNYLNNKSSQEGYGSTGKCFVAEQPKEVSSANDLSEGPSLADSTKTPALAENLPQGAPV
- the csrnp3 gene encoding cysteine/serine-rich nuclear protein 3 isoform X2, encoding MSGILKRRFEEVSSSPCSSLRESDYEVSCSESGDSSDSVNPSASADSILKREKRVRTRRVHFENVTVYYFSRRQGFTSVPSQGGSTLGMSNRHSCVRQFSLGEFALEQERIHRDMLRDHLKEEKINSIKLKLTKNGTVESEEANTLTAEDISDDDIDLENTEVDEYFFLQPLTTKKRRALLRTSGVKKIDVEEKHELRAIRLSREDCGCDCRVFCDPETCACSVAGIKCQVDRMSFPCGCTKEGCSNAAGRVEFNPIRVRTHFLHTIMKLELEKSREQQQASPANGYHGESNGHSHGNPLVQTQHSLEYSLTDPTLQQSAIMHLQTADNMEEPLDDEDEDDEENEEDEEDEEDNSSLCSGLSDSSTQSLANSDSEEEEEDEEEKLEDFEDGVSTPPVSHTEVVPLSSVLCYSDGTLPQDNHIEKHINGNSYLLSSQAEYYQQENPSAVASANGTASQPSETYGEALSFPHPVSTSNGAMPQGPFNMAADKAEQYTDYPHQAEEQYTNQHFTLTNGRAATTAMGCCTTDLENNMVQSKGTFPEQPGGISQMEFHNNYLNNKSSQEGYGSTGKCFVAEQPKEVSSANDLSEGPSLADSTKTPALAENLPQGAPV